In the genome of Triticum urartu cultivar G1812 chromosome 5, Tu2.1, whole genome shotgun sequence, one region contains:
- the LOC125510672 gene encoding uncharacterized protein LOC125510672, with the protein MALRAAELRRLLLLRGRAVLPLPLASRCRPASTAARDDEGAGGNAYDVLGVGETSSSAEIKASFHRLAKETHPDVAAAAGSRRFLQILAAYEILSDSQRRAHYDSFLRSQRLVIQKHPRPSQYVYPYPYSSGIVMPRESNVVEWLKWYRLTVDDIVTKKRIATGSGYFDRLESELYSAVHAAYYGPEVESTDLLPDCFEAEERSVYETPELLHLVSGRDLLGIVSLVDSVRELSDACREKLTHSGSGACGFCPNVAVNGEKCSIPRHADIHKQENEDSDSIPSDAYKDIELHICGRVVATANRRLKCNCIDNSDMEDHIHVFLVPNEVVAPDVTQEHLLLGTITGLDTSGEEGSCCVYDGHGIKTHVIVKHRTLMVKHMHWYQFGDEVSPCECRCSRARLPPSRFWLFEPRCYMHDTGGWYIETFGRDKKGRTIPSPRHWHGVNEHSEKRLHPALYLVALAYRSLDLEDAQRRKWSFRSFLELQLSHILQLSKKIFSGKKGVDMGAP; encoded by the exons ATGGCGCTTCGCGCGGCGGAGCTCCGGcgactcctcctcctccgcggCAGGGCGGTCCTCCCGCTCCCGCTCGCGTCGCGCTGCCGGCCGGCGAGCACGGCCGCCCGTGACGACGAGGGAGCAGGGGGCAACGCCTACGACGTGCTTGGGGTGGGAGAGACGAGCTCCTCCGCGGAGATCAAGGCCTCCTTCCACCGCCTCGCGAAGGAGACCCACCCCGACGTCGCTGCCGCCGCCGGTTCCCGCCGGTTCCTTCAGATCCTCGCGGCCTACGAG ATCCTATCCGATTCGCAGCGAAGAGCTCATTATGACAGCTTCCTGCGCTCGCAGAGGCTAGTTATACAGAAGCATCCCAGGCCATCGCAATATGTATATCCATATCCATATAGTTCAGGCATTGTGATGCCTAGAGAAAGTAATGTTGTCGAGTGGCTTAAATGGTACAGGCTCACTGTCGATGACATTGTTACAAAAAAGAGGATTGCGACGGGTTCAGGTTATTTCGATAGACTTGAGAGTGAACTGTACTCTGCAGTCCATGCTGCATACTATGGCCCCGAGGTTGAGTCCACGGATCTCCTTCCTGATTGCTTTGAAGCCGAGGAGAGGTCTGTGTATGAGACACCTGAGCTATTGCACCTTGTATCTGGCCGTGACCTGCTTGGTATTGTCAGTCTAGTGGATAGCGTCCGAGAGCTGTCTGATGCTTGTCGTGAGAAGCTGACACATTCTGGTTCTGGAGCCTGCGGCTTTTGTCCAAATGTTGCAGTAAATGGGGAGAAATGTTCAATACCTAGGCATGCAGATattcacaagcaagagaatgaggATAGTGACAGTATCCCATCAGATGCCTACAAGGACATTGAATTGCATATATGTGGGAGAGTAGTGGCCACTGCAAATAGGAGGCTCAAGTGCAATTGCATTGACAATTCAGACATGGAAGATCACATACATGTTTTTCTTGTTCCAAATGAGGTGGTTGCACCTGATGTGACACAAGAGCATCTCCTCCTTGGAACAATCACTGGGTTGGACACCAGTGGAGAGGAAGGATCTTGCTGTGTCTATGATGGCCATGGAATAAAGACCCATGTAATTGTTAAGCACAGGACACTGATG GTTAAACACATGCACTGGTATCAATTTGGAGATGAAGTTTCACCCTGCGAGTGTCGATGTAGCAGGGCTCGGTTGCCACCCAGCAG GTTTTGGCTTTTTGAGCCACGGTGTTACATGCATGACACTGGTGGTTGGTACATCGAGACATTTGGGAGAGACAAGAAAGGGAGGACAATTCCATCGCCGAGACATTGGCATGGTGTCAATGAACATTCTGAAAA GAGATTGCATCCAGCACTGTATCTGGTGGCTCTGGCATACAGATCTTTAGATCTTGAGGATGCTCAAAGAAGAAAATGGAGCTTTAGGAGTTTCCTAGAGCTGCAGTTGTCTCATATTCTTCAGTTAAGCAAAAAAATCTTTAGTGGTAAAAAAGGAGTTGATATGGGAGCACCATGA